Proteins encoded within one genomic window of Clupea harengus chromosome 10, Ch_v2.0.2, whole genome shotgun sequence:
- the hoga1 gene encoding 4-hydroxy-2-oxoglutarate aldolase, mitochondrial has product MFSFRALKKYRRGVAILWKRTNTQNTTRKLDIGGIYPPIATPFTEKEEVDYQKLDENLQKYSKIPFKGLVVQGSNGEYPYLSVDERLEVVRRVRCILPSSMLLMAGSGCESTRATVHMTEGMAQAGADAVLVVTPCFYGGRMNSQALIHHYTKVADASPVPVVLYSVPGNTGLELPVDAVISLSQHPNIVGLKDSGGDITRIGLIIHKTRLEDFQVLAGSAGFLMAAYSVGAVGGVCALANVLGEEVCDLERLCLIGHWDKARELQHRLIEPNTAVTRKYGVAALKQAMEWFGYHGGATRSPLQPLLHTELQQLRMDFSSNGWL; this is encoded by the exons ATGTTCTCCTTCAGAGCTTTGAAAAAATACAGAAGAGGTGTCGCTATTCTCTGGAAGCGAACAAACACTCAGAACACGACCCGGAAACTCGATATAGGAGGCATTTATCCACCAATCGCTACCCCATTTACAGAGAAGGAAGAGGTGGACTATCAGAAGCTGGATGAAAACCTTCAGAAATATTCAAAAATTCCATTTAAAG GCCTGGTGGTACAGGGTTCGAACGGGGAATACCCCTATCTGAGCGTCGACGAGCGTCTGGAGGTGGTCAGGAGGGTCAGATGCATTCTTCCCAGTAGCATGCTGCTGATGGCAGGATCTGGCTGCGAGT CCACCAGAGCCACGGTGCACATGACAGAAGGGATGGCCCAGGCGGGAGCTGATGCCGTGCTTGTTGTGACGCCCTGTTTCTATGGTGGCAGGATGAACAGCCAAGCACTTATTCACCATTACACTAAG GTGGCGGATGCGAGTCCAGTTCCTGTGGTTCTGTACAGCGTTCCAGGCAATACAGGCTTAGAGCTGCCTGTGGACGCAGTCATCTCCCTGTCTCAGCATCCAAACATTGTGGGACTTAAAGACAGTGGGGGAGAT ATCACAAGAATCGGTCTCATCATTCACAAGACAAGATTGGAAGACTTCCAGGTCCTGGCAGGTTCTGCAGGATTCCTCATGGCCGCATACTCTGTTG GTGcagttgggggtgtgtgtgctctggccaATGTGTTGGGAGAGGAGGTTTGTGACCTGGAGAGACTCTGCCTGATTGGCCACTGGGACAAGGCCAGGGAGCTACAGCATCGCCTCATCGAGCCCAACACAGCA gtGACCAGGAAGTATGGCGTGGCAGCCCTCAAGCAAGCGATGGAATGGTTTGGTTACCATGGCGGTGCCACCCGCTCACCTCTGCAACCTCTCTTGCACACAGAACTGCAACAACTCCGGATGGATTTCTCCTCCAATGGTTGGCTGTGA